DNA sequence from the Limibacillus sp. genome:
TTTCTGCGAGAATCTATTGAACGGATCGCCGCTTTACCCAATATTCTTATCTGAAGCGAAGCGTCCGCAAGGTTTCGATCCCCGAAACCTGGGCGCCCAGCACTGAAACGAGAAACTCTAGTCAGGAGGTTTTGATGGTCGGTCCGAATCGTCAGTCCTATTCACAGGGCCGCGCCACTACCGGCGTTGCGATCGACGAAGGCCTGCGCAGCTACATGCTGCGCGTCTACAACTACATGTCCCTGGGCGTCGCCTTCACCGGCGCCATCGCCATGCTCGTCGCCATGAACCAGCAGTTGGTCATGGCGCTGTCCGGCGGGCTTATGTGGGTTTTCTTCATCGGCATCCTGGGCCTCGGCTGGTTTGCCCCGCGCATCATGATGACCAAGTCGGTCGGCGCGGCTCAGGCCTGTTTCTGGGCCTATGCCGCCATGTGGGGCGCTCTTCTGGGTCCGATCTTCTTCGCCTACATGCGCGTAGACCCGATGATGATCGTCCAGGCCTTCCTGATCACCTCGGTCACCTTCGGCGCGCTCAGCCTCTACGGCTACACCACCAAGCGCAACTTGGGCCCGATGGGCGCGTTCCTGTGTATGGCCTCGATCGGCCTGCTGCTGGTGCTGGTGG
Encoded proteins:
- a CDS encoding Bax inhibitor-1/YccA family protein, which produces MVGPNRQSYSQGRATTGVAIDEGLRSYMLRVYNYMSLGVAFTGAIAMLVAMNQQLVMALSGGLMWVFFIGILGLGWFAPRIMMTKSVGAAQACFWAYAAMWGALLGPIFFAYMRVDPMMIVQAFLITSVTFGALSLYGYTTKRNLGPMGAFLCMASIGLLLVLVVNIFLGSPMLHMLLSGAVVLVFSGLTAYETQQIKNFYMESDGHDVVTRKAIFGAFMLYGSFVTLFIWILNILGMLRGE